In one window of Deinococcus sonorensis KR-87 DNA:
- a CDS encoding alkaline phosphatase family protein: MNKFSLIGGALLASLTLGSCTQTKPPTTVTPHRTIIFVWDGMRPDAISQQDTPNLYALRQAGVNFTDNHSTYPTFTMMNAASFATGSFPGTTGFYGNTLWQPGPKGKDASGADVDFQQPAFTEDYAILTDLDAYYKNQLMQVGTLFQAAQAKGLKTAAIGKSGPAFLQDYTRGGLILDERHVYPASLAKGLQQAGIALPKLTPVAYADGTVTLGADNGDPTAGKPKVLLADKVTSDPSTATTELNADANSYMMSAYLNYILPTEKPDLSLVWLRSPDSTEHTYGVGTAPFRDALHTQDALLGQLQAKLRALGELDSTNIIVVSDHGHSNVAGDASLFPLRAIAGGAVGAPDQNGYSVSGDVRTADLMTRAGFTAYDGGGCVNDPVLSGIKADGSVVYAPKTDTDGSICGKAGATYITPSYRVPATVPANAFVIAANGGSDYLYSPAHDPALVAKAVRFLQSREEYGAIFVDDRYGKLPGTFPMSQVRLENASGRNPDIMVSFNFNADAKVQGFPGTEYESAQNNRGMHGSFGPTDVHNTLVASGPNFRSGFATTTPSGNVDVAPTVAAIFGVALPKADGRVLLEALKGNEALKLSVTARTVAPETAATGLTVARPTDPDGKDVNSALSSYTAQLKVKTLIQNGHSYTYFDSAAPVRK; the protein is encoded by the coding sequence GTGAATAAATTTTCCCTGATTGGCGGCGCCCTGCTGGCGAGTCTGACGCTGGGCAGCTGCACGCAGACGAAGCCGCCCACCACCGTGACGCCCCACCGCACCATCATTTTCGTGTGGGACGGCATGCGCCCGGACGCCATCAGTCAGCAGGACACCCCCAACCTGTACGCGCTGCGTCAGGCGGGGGTGAACTTTACCGACAACCACAGCACCTACCCCACCTTCACCATGATGAACGCCGCCAGTTTCGCCACCGGCAGCTTTCCCGGCACCACCGGCTTCTACGGGAACACGCTGTGGCAGCCGGGGCCCAAAGGCAAGGACGCCAGCGGAGCGGACGTGGATTTCCAGCAGCCGGCCTTCACGGAGGACTACGCGATCCTGACAGACCTGGACGCGTACTACAAAAACCAGCTGATGCAGGTGGGCACCCTGTTCCAGGCGGCGCAGGCCAAGGGCCTCAAAACGGCGGCCATCGGCAAGAGCGGCCCCGCCTTCCTGCAGGACTACACGCGCGGCGGCCTGATTCTGGACGAGCGCCATGTGTACCCGGCGTCGCTGGCCAAGGGGTTGCAGCAGGCGGGCATCGCGCTGCCCAAGCTGACCCCGGTGGCCTACGCCGACGGCACCGTGACGCTCGGCGCGGACAACGGCGACCCCACCGCGGGCAAGCCGAAGGTGCTGCTGGCCGACAAGGTGACCAGCGACCCCAGCACGGCCACCACCGAGCTGAACGCGGACGCCAACAGCTACATGATGAGCGCCTACCTGAACTACATCCTGCCGACTGAGAAGCCGGACCTGAGTCTGGTCTGGCTGCGCAGTCCCGACAGCACTGAGCACACCTACGGCGTAGGCACCGCCCCCTTCCGCGACGCGCTGCACACCCAGGACGCGCTGCTCGGTCAGCTGCAGGCCAAGCTGAGGGCGCTGGGCGAGCTGGACAGCACCAACATCATCGTGGTCAGCGACCACGGGCACAGCAACGTGGCGGGCGACGCGTCTCTGTTTCCGCTGCGGGCCATTGCCGGCGGCGCGGTAGGCGCCCCGGATCAGAACGGCTACTCGGTCTCTGGCGACGTGCGCACCGCCGACCTGATGACCCGCGCCGGCTTCACCGCCTACGACGGTGGCGGCTGCGTCAATGACCCGGTGCTGAGCGGCATCAAGGCCGACGGCAGCGTGGTGTACGCGCCCAAGACCGACACGGACGGCAGCATCTGCGGCAAGGCTGGCGCCACCTACATCACCCCCAGCTACCGGGTACCGGCCACGGTGCCGGCCAACGCCTTTGTGATCGCCGCGAACGGCGGCAGTGACTATCTGTACAGCCCGGCCCACGACCCGGCCCTGGTGGCCAAAGCGGTGCGCTTCCTGCAGTCGCGTGAAGAATACGGCGCCATCTTCGTGGATGACCGCTACGGGAAGCTGCCCGGCACCTTCCCGATGAGCCAGGTGCGGCTAGAGAACGCCAGCGGGCGCAACCCCGACATCATGGTCAGCTTCAACTTCAACGCGGACGCCAAGGTGCAGGGCTTCCCCGGCACCGAATACGAGAGCGCCCAGAACAACCGCGGCATGCACGGCAGCTTCGGGCCAACCGACGTACACAACACCCTGGTGGCCAGCGGACCGAACTTCCGCAGCGGCTTTGCCACCACCACCCCCAGCGGCAACGTGGACGTGGCGCCGACCGTGGCGGCCATCTTCGGCGTAGCGCTCCCGAAGGCCGACGGCCGGGTGCTGCTGGAAGCCCTGAAGGGCAACGAGGCGCTGAAGCTGTCGGTCACGGCCAGAACCGTGGCGCCCGAGACGGCGGCCACCGGCCTGACCGTCGCCCGGCCCACCGACCCGGACGGCAAGGACGTGAACTCGGCGCTGAGCAGCTACACCGCGCAGCTGAAGGTCAAGACCCTCATCCAGAACGGCCACAGCTACACCTACTTCGACAGCGCCGCGCCGGTCCGGAAGTAA
- a CDS encoding glycoside hydrolase family 43 protein gives MTKALMVLGLLLGGAGPATTTPAPTPARSAATFQNPVIAEDFPDPDILQVGKTYYAYSTNAGGQTVPVFRSADLVHWDAVGDAMPVLPDWATGGNTWAPDVMKVKGGYALYFTARHTDSGRQCIGVGFATKPDGPFNSPSKTPLVCQLDVGGSIDAAGFTDQDGKAYLYWKNDGNCCSQLTGLWVQPLSPDGQTLTGKPKDLIYNGQLWEGNLIEAPFMYRHGSHYYLFYSAAAWDTDTYAVGYAVATSPLGPFKKSANNPLVATTGPVAGPGGQGIITDGRGQTWMYYHAWNSAEVGYQIGGQRSLRLDPLKWKGDVPVVTPSVKTEPAPAKP, from the coding sequence ATGACCAAAGCCCTGATGGTGCTGGGCCTGCTGCTGGGTGGGGCCGGACCCGCCACCACCACTCCGGCCCCCACCCCGGCCAGGTCCGCCGCCACCTTCCAGAACCCGGTGATCGCCGAAGATTTCCCGGACCCGGACATCCTGCAGGTGGGCAAGACCTATTACGCCTACAGCACCAACGCGGGCGGGCAGACGGTGCCGGTGTTCCGGTCGGCCGATCTGGTGCACTGGGACGCTGTGGGCGACGCGATGCCGGTGCTGCCCGACTGGGCCACCGGCGGCAACACCTGGGCGCCGGACGTGATGAAGGTCAAGGGCGGCTACGCTCTGTACTTCACCGCCCGCCACACCGACAGCGGCCGGCAGTGCATCGGCGTGGGGTTTGCCACCAAGCCGGACGGCCCCTTCAACAGCCCGTCCAAGACGCCGCTGGTGTGTCAGCTGGATGTGGGCGGCAGCATTGACGCGGCCGGCTTCACCGATCAGGACGGCAAAGCCTACCTGTACTGGAAGAACGACGGCAACTGCTGCAGCCAGCTGACCGGGTTGTGGGTGCAGCCGCTCTCGCCCGACGGACAGACGCTGACCGGCAAGCCCAAGGACCTGATCTACAACGGACAGCTGTGGGAAGGCAACCTGATCGAGGCGCCGTTCATGTACCGGCACGGCAGCCACTACTATCTGTTCTACTCGGCCGCCGCCTGGGACACCGACACCTACGCGGTGGGGTACGCGGTCGCCACATCTCCGCTCGGCCCCTTCAAGAAATCGGCAAACAATCCGCTGGTCGCCACCACCGGCCCGGTGGCCGGCCCCGGCGGGCAGGGCATCATCACCGACGGGCGCGGGCAGACCTGGATGTACTACCACGCCTGGAACAGCGCGGAAGTGGGCTATCAGATCGGCGGGCAACGCTCCCTGCGGTTGGACCCGCTGAAATGGAAGGGTGACGTGCCGGTGGTGACCCCCAGCGTGAAGACAGAGCCGGCGCCCGCCAAACCCTGA
- a CDS encoding ABC transporter substrate-binding protein, translating to MSQVLRKSVVLSFALLASAALAQTKQVIGVSIPSADHGWTAGIVYWANQTKAELEKMYPGLSVIVKTAKDSNEQANQIQDLYTVNKINALVILPQESAPLTKPVADLKKQGVFTLVVDRALTDPTAQSAYVAGDNPGLGRVSGEYVGKTLGGKGNVVVLRGIATVIDNQRVDAFENVIKTKYPNVKILDKQYANWNRDDGFRVMQDYLTRFPKIDAVWAQDDDIAVGVLKAIQQAGRTDIKFVLGGAGMKDMVKKVMDGDKLITADVTYPPTMIRDAMRLLAKARMTNTAMAKSTIIPSVLVTKANAAEYYFPKSPF from the coding sequence ATGTCTCAGGTACTCCGCAAGTCCGTGGTCCTCTCGTTCGCCCTGCTGGCCTCGGCGGCGCTGGCCCAGACCAAGCAGGTGATCGGCGTCTCGATTCCGTCGGCCGACCACGGCTGGACGGCCGGCATCGTGTACTGGGCCAACCAGACCAAAGCCGAACTGGAGAAGATGTATCCGGGCCTGAGCGTGATCGTCAAGACCGCCAAGGACTCGAACGAGCAGGCCAACCAGATTCAGGACCTCTACACCGTGAACAAGATCAACGCCCTGGTGATCCTGCCGCAGGAGAGCGCGCCGCTGACCAAGCCGGTGGCCGACCTCAAGAAGCAGGGCGTGTTCACGCTGGTGGTGGACCGGGCGCTGACCGACCCGACGGCCCAGAGCGCCTACGTGGCCGGCGACAATCCCGGGCTGGGCCGCGTGAGCGGCGAGTACGTGGGTAAGACGCTGGGCGGCAAGGGCAACGTCGTGGTGCTGCGCGGCATCGCCACCGTGATTGACAACCAGCGGGTGGACGCCTTCGAGAACGTGATCAAGACCAAGTACCCGAACGTCAAGATTCTGGACAAGCAGTACGCCAACTGGAACCGCGACGACGGCTTCCGGGTGATGCAGGACTACCTGACCCGCTTCCCGAAGATCGACGCGGTGTGGGCGCAGGACGATGACATCGCCGTGGGCGTACTGAAGGCCATCCAGCAGGCCGGGCGCACCGACATCAAGTTCGTGCTGGGCGGCGCCGGCATGAAGGACATGGTCAAGAAGGTGATGGACGGCGACAAGCTGATCACCGCCGACGTGACGTATCCGCCCACCATGATCCGCGACGCGATGCGGCTGCTGGCCAAAGCCCGCATGACCAACACGGCCATGGCCAAGAGCACCATCATTCCCAGCGTACTGGTCACCAAGGCGAACGCCGCCGAGTACTACTTCCCGAAGTCGCCGTTCTGA
- a CDS encoding glycoside hydrolase family 43 protein — MKTYTNPVYPGSFADPFVLQHEGMYYAYGTGHAPEPGGRHFEVLVSPDLIHWTSHGGVLEPLPDPQRTDYWAPEVAYSEGRFYMYYSAGQADKGHQLRVAVADQPTGPFVDQDIVLTPDLPFSIDASPFQDQDGQWYLYYAHDVLEGDRVGTSLSVDRLVTMTRLEGAPRQVLRATQDWQLYAAQREMYGAVYDWYTLEGPFVVPHEGQYYLFYSGGAWPEATYGVSYAVADHPLGPWTEPDHVGPLVLKTVPGKVIGPGHNSVVKAPNGDDVLVYHAWDVDKTARRLCLDRIVWTPDGPRTEGPTLTPQPAFTADQETP; from the coding sequence CGACCCGTTTGTCCTGCAGCACGAAGGGATGTACTACGCCTACGGTACCGGCCACGCGCCGGAACCGGGCGGCCGGCATTTCGAGGTGCTGGTGTCGCCGGACCTGATTCACTGGACCTCGCACGGCGGGGTGCTGGAGCCGCTCCCCGACCCGCAGCGGACCGACTACTGGGCGCCGGAGGTGGCCTACTCGGAGGGCCGCTTCTACATGTACTACTCGGCAGGCCAGGCCGATAAGGGCCACCAGCTGCGTGTGGCGGTGGCCGATCAGCCGACCGGTCCCTTCGTGGATCAGGACATCGTGCTGACGCCGGACCTGCCGTTCTCCATTGACGCCAGCCCATTCCAGGACCAGGACGGGCAGTGGTACCTGTACTACGCCCACGACGTGCTGGAAGGCGACCGGGTGGGCACCTCGCTCTCGGTGGACCGGCTCGTCACCATGACGCGGCTGGAAGGTGCGCCGCGGCAGGTGCTTCGCGCCACCCAGGACTGGCAGCTGTACGCCGCGCAGCGCGAGATGTACGGAGCGGTCTACGACTGGTACACCCTGGAAGGCCCGTTCGTGGTGCCACACGAAGGCCAGTACTACCTGTTCTACTCGGGCGGGGCGTGGCCGGAAGCGACCTACGGCGTGTCGTACGCGGTCGCAGATCACCCGCTGGGGCCCTGGACCGAACCGGACCATGTGGGGCCGCTGGTGCTCAAGACGGTGCCCGGCAAGGTGATCGGGCCGGGGCACAACTCGGTGGTCAAGGCCCCCAACGGCGACGACGTGCTGGTGTACCACGCCTGGGACGTGGACAAGACCGCCCGGCGGCTGTGCCTGGACCGCATCGTCTGGACCCCGGACGGCCCGCGCACCGAAGGCCCCACCCTGACGCCGCAACCGGCGTTCACCGCTGACCAGGAGACGCCATGA